In Nitrosospira briensis C-128, a genomic segment contains:
- a CDS encoding M3 family metallopeptidase, which translates to MMNPLLDFSGLPRFADIRIEHITPALKQLLADGRNTIDRIRDDDAMPTWQNFVQPITDANERLSRAWGQVSHLNAVANTPALRETYNANLPLITQYYAELAQDPALFEKFKQLRNSQEFEGLNQARKKIIENDLRDFRLGGAELPPEKKKRFLQIQEELSALGSRFNDNLLDSTNNFVLHIQNADELSGIPDDAVQAAREIAEKDNAPGWKFTLHAPSYMPIMQYADHRALRETMYRAYSTRASEIRSPAPQTGNAVDLDNTPLIAKMLELRKEEAQLLGFDCYAEVSLATKMASTPKQVLDFLGELAAKAKPYAERDLKELRQFAAEKMGLENVESWDLAYVSEKLRLDRYAFSEQEVKQYFPETSVLPGMFRVVENLYGITIARAEAADIQLWHTDVKLFNITGIQGNLIGRFYLDLYARPGKRGGGWMDDAISRRRIGGSGIQGEESIQVPVAYLNCNFSAPVHLDGQARPALFTHDDVITLFHEFGHGLHHLLTQVEDLGVSGIHGVEWDAVELPSQFMENFCWEWEVLRDMTRHVDSLPYSGGNQSIPRDLFEKMLAAKNFQSGLQMLRQIEFALFDMHLHADFSPGEGKTAQQLLDEIREQVAVIIPPEFNRFPNSFSHIFGGGYAAGYYSYKWAEVLSADAYSLFEESPAGVVVNPEAGARFWNEILAVGGSRAALESFIAFRGREPKIDALLRHHGMAPA; encoded by the coding sequence ATGATGAATCCTCTGCTTGATTTTTCCGGACTGCCGCGCTTTGCGGATATTCGAATCGAACACATCACGCCGGCACTGAAACAATTACTGGCCGACGGCCGCAACACTATCGACCGGATACGTGATGATGACGCCATGCCGACCTGGCAGAATTTCGTGCAACCGATAACAGACGCCAATGAACGCCTGTCTCGAGCGTGGGGGCAGGTGTCACACTTGAATGCGGTGGCGAATACCCCGGCGTTACGTGAGACATACAACGCCAACCTGCCATTGATCACGCAATACTACGCCGAGTTGGCGCAAGACCCCGCCCTCTTCGAAAAATTCAAACAACTCCGCAACAGCCAGGAGTTCGAAGGCCTGAATCAAGCCCGAAAGAAGATAATCGAAAATGACTTGCGGGATTTCCGCCTGGGCGGAGCAGAGCTACCGCCCGAGAAGAAAAAGCGATTTCTCCAAATTCAGGAAGAGCTGTCGGCGCTGGGTTCCAGATTCAACGATAACCTGCTGGATTCCACCAATAATTTTGTATTGCATATACAGAACGCGGATGAGCTTTCCGGCATTCCCGACGATGCAGTGCAGGCAGCGCGGGAAATCGCGGAAAAGGATAATGCCCCCGGTTGGAAATTTACGCTGCACGCCCCATCATACATGCCCATCATGCAGTATGCCGACCACCGGGCACTGCGCGAAACGATGTATCGCGCATACTCCACGCGTGCCAGCGAGATCAGGTCACCGGCCCCGCAGACCGGAAACGCTGTCGATCTGGATAACACGCCACTTATCGCGAAAATGCTTGAACTGCGCAAGGAAGAAGCGCAACTGCTGGGATTTGATTGCTATGCCGAAGTCTCGCTTGCGACCAAAATGGCCTCGACCCCAAAACAGGTGCTGGATTTTTTGGGTGAGCTCGCCGCCAAGGCAAAGCCTTATGCGGAACGTGATCTCAAAGAATTACGTCAATTTGCCGCCGAAAAGATGGGATTGGAAAATGTCGAATCATGGGATCTGGCTTATGTAAGCGAAAAGCTGCGCCTCGACCGCTATGCATTCTCGGAGCAGGAAGTGAAGCAGTACTTTCCCGAAACCAGCGTGCTGCCGGGCATGTTCAGGGTGGTGGAGAATCTTTATGGCATTACCATTGCCCGGGCGGAGGCTGCCGACATTCAGCTCTGGCACACCGATGTAAAGCTTTTCAATATCACGGGCATACAGGGGAATCTGATCGGCCGGTTTTATCTTGACCTCTACGCGCGCCCCGGCAAGCGAGGCGGCGGATGGATGGATGACGCCATAAGCCGCCGCCGTATCGGCGGTAGTGGAATACAGGGGGAAGAGAGCATTCAGGTACCGGTTGCATACCTTAACTGTAACTTCTCCGCACCTGTTCATCTTGACGGCCAAGCGCGTCCCGCCTTGTTCACCCATGACGATGTAATCACGCTATTTCATGAATTCGGTCATGGCCTGCACCATTTGCTTACCCAGGTGGAAGACCTGGGCGTGTCGGGTATCCATGGGGTGGAATGGGACGCAGTGGAACTACCCAGCCAGTTCATGGAAAATTTCTGCTGGGAATGGGAAGTCCTGCGTGACATGACCAGGCACGTTGACTCATTGCCCTACAGCGGCGGCAATCAATCTATTCCGCGCGATTTATTCGAAAAGATGCTGGCGGCGAAGAATTTCCAGAGTGGCTTGCAAATGCTCCGCCAGATAGAATTCGCACTATTCGATATGCACCTTCATGCCGATTTCAGCCCCGGTGAAGGAAAAACGGCACAGCAACTACTCGACGAGATCCGTGAACAGGTTGCGGTAATCATTCCTCCTGAATTCAATCGTTTTCCCAACAGCTTCTCACATATTTTTGGCGGAGGCTACGCTGCCGGCTACTACAGCTACAAGTGGGCGGAAGTATTGTCTGCCGACGCCTATAGTCTGTTTGAAGAAAGTCCTGCCGGGGTTGTCGTCAATCCCGAAGCCGGCGCCCGCTTCTGGAATGAAATTCTCGCGGTGGGTGGAAGCCGCGCTGCGCTGGAATCATTTATCGCATTCCGGGGTCGCGAACCAAAAATAGATGCCCTGTTGCGCCACCACGGAATGGCGCCTGCGTGA
- a CDS encoding dihydroorotase translates to MKKIIRSGRFIDPKSGTDAIMDVFIAAGKIVGLGESPPGFHANREIDATNMIVCPGLVDLSARLREPGFEYKATLESEMAAAIAGGITSLACPPDTDPVLDEPGLVEMLKHRARSLNQAHVYPVGALTQGLKGERLTEMAELRDAGCVAFGQSNMPLPNIRVMMQAMQYASTFGFVVWLRPQDMNLADGGVAHDGEVATRLGLPPVPVCAETVALANIILMTRETGARVHLCRISSAEGVTMIRAARQQGLPITCDVSANHIHLSEMDIGFFNSNCHLIPPLRALGDRDALQAGLLDGTIDAICSDHAPVDEDHKLLPFAEAEAGATGMELLLPLALKWGAEKRVPLARVLAKITAEPARILGVEAGCLSLGATADLCIFDPEQYWKVEAAALKSQGKNTPFLGMELLGRVKYTLINGNIVHEG, encoded by the coding sequence ATGAAAAAGATTATCAGGAGCGGCCGTTTCATAGACCCGAAGAGCGGGACCGATGCCATAATGGATGTATTCATTGCGGCAGGCAAAATCGTCGGCCTGGGCGAAAGCCCGCCTGGGTTTCACGCCAATCGGGAAATAGACGCAACGAATATGATAGTGTGCCCGGGCCTGGTGGATTTATCGGCGCGGTTGCGCGAACCGGGTTTCGAATATAAAGCCACCCTCGAATCCGAAATGGCTGCAGCGATAGCCGGCGGTATCACCAGCCTGGCATGCCCTCCCGATACGGATCCCGTGCTGGATGAACCGGGACTGGTGGAAATGCTGAAGCACCGTGCCAGGAGTCTCAATCAAGCCCATGTTTATCCAGTCGGCGCCCTTACTCAGGGTTTGAAAGGTGAACGGCTGACCGAAATGGCTGAATTACGTGATGCCGGGTGCGTCGCTTTTGGCCAGTCGAATATGCCGCTTCCGAACATACGCGTAATGATGCAGGCAATGCAATATGCTTCCACCTTCGGCTTCGTGGTTTGGCTCCGCCCTCAGGATATGAATCTTGCCGACGGTGGCGTGGCCCATGACGGTGAAGTGGCGACGCGATTGGGTTTGCCTCCGGTTCCGGTTTGCGCGGAAACCGTAGCGTTGGCGAATATTATCCTGATGACGAGGGAAACGGGCGCCAGGGTTCATCTATGCCGTATCTCCAGCGCGGAAGGCGTCACCATGATTCGTGCGGCCCGGCAGCAAGGCCTGCCCATTACCTGCGATGTATCGGCCAACCATATCCATCTTTCCGAAATGGATATCGGTTTCTTCAATTCCAATTGCCATCTCATTCCACCGCTACGAGCGTTGGGAGATCGTGACGCGCTACAGGCCGGCCTTCTCGACGGCACGATAGATGCGATATGTTCGGATCATGCGCCGGTGGATGAAGATCACAAATTGTTACCTTTCGCCGAGGCCGAGGCTGGCGCCACAGGCATGGAACTGCTGTTGCCGCTGGCCTTGAAATGGGGGGCTGAAAAAAGAGTTCCGCTGGCCAGGGTATTGGCGAAAATCACCGCTGAACCTGCTCGTATACTGGGTGTGGAAGCCGGTTGCCTGTCTCTTGGCGCTACCGCCGATTTGTGCATTTTCGACCCTGAACAATACTGGAAAGTGGAAGCAGCCGCACTGAAAAGCCAGGGCAAGAATACCCCGTTTCTCGGTATGGAACTGCTAGGCAGAGTAAAATACACCCTGATCAACGGTAACATCGTACACGAAGGTTGA
- a CDS encoding aspartate carbamoyltransferase catalytic subunit: MNNPQLNKNGELQHLLTTEGLSAAILLNILDTAESFVGVTERDVKKVPLLRGKSIFNLFFEPSTRTRTTFEIAAKRLSADVVNLNIAVSSQSKGETLLDTVNNLSAMHADMFVVRHSQSGAAHLIARHVRPEIHVINAGDGRHAHPTQGLLDVFTIRHYKPDFRNLRVAIVGDILHSRVARSQIHALTTLGVPEVRVIAPKTLLPSKVERLGVHVYHEMAHGLKDVDVLMMLRLQSERMLSARLPSTEEYFKYYGLTQERLALAKRDAIVLHPGPMNRGVEIDSAVADGKQSVILPQVTFGIAVRMAVMSILAGN, from the coding sequence GTGAATAATCCGCAGCTGAACAAGAACGGCGAATTGCAACACCTGCTTACCACCGAGGGATTGTCCGCCGCTATTCTGTTGAATATCCTCGATACCGCCGAGTCTTTTGTCGGGGTTACGGAGCGCGATGTCAAGAAAGTGCCCTTGCTACGCGGTAAATCCATATTCAATTTATTCTTCGAACCCAGTACACGCACTCGCACCACCTTTGAAATCGCGGCAAAACGCTTGTCTGCCGACGTGGTCAATCTCAACATTGCCGTTTCCTCACAATCCAAAGGTGAAACGCTGCTGGATACGGTGAATAATCTTTCAGCGATGCATGCCGACATGTTCGTGGTGCGGCACTCGCAAAGCGGAGCCGCGCACCTGATCGCCCGCCATGTCCGGCCCGAGATTCATGTCATCAATGCCGGGGATGGCCGTCATGCGCATCCTACACAGGGGTTGCTCGACGTATTCACCATTCGCCATTACAAACCCGACTTTCGTAATCTTCGAGTGGCGATAGTCGGCGATATTTTGCACTCGCGCGTGGCGCGCTCCCAGATTCATGCACTTACGACGCTCGGTGTGCCGGAAGTGCGGGTCATTGCACCAAAAACCCTGCTCCCTTCCAAGGTCGAACGTCTCGGCGTACATGTCTATCACGAGATGGCGCATGGGCTAAAAGATGTGGATGTGCTGATGATGCTGCGTCTGCAAAGCGAACGCATGTTAAGCGCGCGTCTCCCCAGCACCGAGGAATACTTCAAGTATTATGGACTCACGCAGGAGAGGCTGGCGCTGGCCAAGCGCGACGCTATTGTTTTACACCCCGGCCCGATGAATCGGGGCGTTGAAATCGATTCCGCGGTTGCCGACGGCAAGCAATCGGTAATTCTACCGCAAGTGACATTCGGCATTGCGGTACGGATGGCGGTAATGTCGATTTTGGCAGGCAATTGA
- the pyrR gene encoding bifunctional pyr operon transcriptional regulator/uracil phosphoribosyltransferase PyrR — protein MQLPDAEQLLAELTGRIRPDVETSTALVGIHTGGVWLSQRLHRDLKLSLPLGALDVSFYRDDFGQIGLHPQVKPSDIPFEVEGSHIILIDDVLYTGRTIRAAINELFDYGRPASVRLAALVDRGGRELPIAAQYIGATLDLPPDKMLALEKTDNGTLSLSLYDKRRDNE, from the coding sequence ATGCAACTACCTGATGCAGAACAATTGCTGGCCGAGCTAACCGGAAGGATACGGCCTGATGTCGAAACGAGCACCGCGCTCGTCGGAATCCACACGGGGGGGGTATGGCTGTCGCAGCGGCTGCACCGGGATTTGAAGCTTTCGCTTCCCTTGGGTGCGCTGGATGTTTCGTTCTATCGGGACGACTTTGGTCAGATTGGCCTGCATCCTCAGGTCAAACCCTCGGACATCCCATTCGAGGTGGAAGGCAGCCACATAATTTTAATAGATGACGTACTTTATACCGGGCGCACCATACGTGCCGCCATCAATGAATTATTCGATTATGGCAGACCGGCAAGCGTCCGCCTCGCTGCATTGGTAGACCGGGGCGGTAGAGAACTCCCCATCGCCGCCCAATATATTGGAGCAACGCTCGACTTGCCCCCGGATAAAATGCTCGCGCTCGAAAAAACCGACAATGGAACATTGAGCCTGAGCCTGTATGACAAACGCCGGGATAACGAATAA
- the ruvX gene encoding Holliday junction resolvase RuvX gives MNIETHLAGTVLAFDFGERRIGVAVGNLELALAHPLATVSNKSAAECFESIAQLIDEWHPALLAVGLPTHADGTEHELTRRSRRFARRLEGRFGIKTVLVDERYTSIEAGAALQEAGINKKKQKPLLDQVAAQLILQTYFDGRNATT, from the coding sequence ATGAATATTGAAACCCACCTTGCCGGGACGGTTTTGGCTTTCGATTTTGGCGAAAGGCGCATCGGCGTAGCGGTGGGGAATCTGGAGCTGGCTTTAGCGCATCCGCTTGCCACAGTGAGCAACAAGAGTGCAGCGGAATGCTTCGAAAGCATCGCTCAGCTGATTGATGAGTGGCATCCAGCGCTGCTGGCAGTGGGTTTGCCTACTCATGCAGATGGTACGGAACATGAATTGACCCGGCGGAGCCGGCGCTTTGCGCGGCGTCTTGAAGGTCGTTTCGGCATCAAGACAGTACTGGTGGATGAGCGTTATACTTCAATTGAAGCCGGCGCAGCACTGCAGGAAGCCGGTATTAATAAAAAGAAGCAAAAACCGCTATTGGATCAGGTAGCGGCTCAACTGATATTGCAAACTTATTTTGATGGACGAAATGCAACTACCTGA
- a CDS encoding YqgE/AlgH family protein — MQSVNLTHHFLIAMPALADPFFSKTLTYICEHSDQGALGLVVNRPIDLTLKDLLDQLDISSDDQAIKALPIMFGGPIQLDRGFVLHQPVGDWQSTMVVHDKVGLTTSLDILRAIASGESPKELLVALGYSGWAPGQIEHELSQNTWLTVPASPNIIFELPAEDRLTAAMRLLGVDLSSLSDEVGHS; from the coding sequence ATGCAAAGCGTCAACTTGACCCATCATTTTTTGATCGCCATGCCCGCCTTGGCAGACCCCTTCTTTTCCAAGACGCTAACGTATATCTGCGAACATAGTGATCAGGGTGCCTTGGGTCTGGTGGTTAACCGGCCCATCGACCTTACTCTCAAGGACCTGCTGGATCAATTGGATATTTCTTCCGATGACCAGGCAATAAAAGCGTTGCCAATCATGTTTGGCGGACCGATACAGCTGGATCGCGGCTTCGTACTGCATCAGCCTGTCGGTGACTGGCAATCCACTATGGTAGTACATGATAAGGTCGGGCTGACTACTTCGCTCGATATCTTGCGAGCGATAGCAAGCGGAGAAAGCCCAAAAGAATTACTCGTTGCATTGGGTTATTCGGGATGGGCTCCGGGCCAGATAGAGCATGAATTATCGCAGAATACCTGGCTCACCGTGCCCGCGTCACCCAATATCATTTTCGAATTACCGGCTGAGGATCGTTTGACGGCAGCAATGCGTCTGCTTGGTGTCGATCTGTCAAGCCTGTCGGATGAAGTGGGACATTCTTAA
- a CDS encoding pilin, which translates to MSSNQRSFIRMALDKKGLTLIELMMVFAIIGILVTVAIPPAYLLYQDSQARTQVDEAVDLLDSVKTPVSAFHSENGRWPTKAEFDTLVKTQAGKYVASLTPATLASGFQVTATFKNNGVSPELLKDGTGRTLVLATTDGVKWICNDNAHPAAGVPGLTAGNVLPQHRPPSCK; encoded by the coding sequence ATGAGTTCTAACCAAAGGAGCTTTATCAGGATGGCGCTGGACAAGAAGGGCTTGACCTTGATTGAATTGATGATGGTGTTCGCGATTATCGGTATTTTAGTAACCGTTGCGATTCCGCCTGCATATCTGCTTTATCAGGATTCCCAGGCTCGGACTCAAGTTGACGAAGCGGTTGATCTTCTGGATAGTGTAAAAACGCCTGTCTCCGCGTTTCATTCAGAAAATGGCAGATGGCCCACAAAAGCGGAGTTTGATACCCTTGTGAAAACACAGGCTGGAAAGTATGTCGCAAGCCTGACACCTGCGACCCTGGCTTCCGGCTTTCAGGTAACGGCAACATTCAAGAATAATGGGGTAAGTCCGGAGCTCTTGAAGGACGGCACTGGCAGAACGCTGGTTTTGGCGACAACCGATGGCGTAAAGTGGATTTGCAACGACAACGCTCACCCCGCTGCCGGCGTGCCTGGTCTTACCGCAGGAAACGTACTACCTCAACATCGTCCCCCATCTTGCAAATAG
- a CDS encoding universal stress protein, translated as MLKFLLPVDGSDASDRAIAEFITLIDWYKEKPEVHLLNVQFPQRGNVPLFIDKESIELYQQEEGMKELRAARELLDQAGIGYQLHITVGTPPDMILRYAKELNCNQIIIGPRGLGAVKGILLGSVASKIIQLSTIPVLLIK; from the coding sequence ATGCTGAAATTCTTGTTGCCGGTAGACGGCTCGGACGCTTCCGATAGAGCGATTGCGGAATTCATCACCCTTATCGATTGGTACAAGGAAAAACCGGAAGTCCATTTGCTGAACGTGCAATTCCCTCAGCGCGGGAATGTACCTCTGTTTATAGACAAAGAGAGTATTGAACTGTATCAGCAGGAAGAAGGAATGAAAGAGCTTCGGGCAGCACGTGAATTGCTGGATCAGGCGGGCATCGGCTACCAGCTTCATATCACGGTAGGAACTCCGCCGGACATGATCCTGCGTTATGCAAAAGAATTAAACTGCAATCAAATAATCATCGGGCCGCGAGGGCTGGGGGCGGTCAAGGGGATCTTGCTGGGTTCGGTAGCCAGCAAGATTATTCAGCTATCAACAATACCAGTGCTGCTTATTAAATGA
- a CDS encoding TerC family protein: MDFASPQFWVAVFQIIAIDIVLGGDNAVVIALACRRLPEKQRNLGIFWGVLGAIGLRVLLVFFALNLLAVPFLKILAALLLLWIGTKLLQPEPHGNGHKVDASTTLLGAIRTIIIADAVMSLDNVIAIAGAAKDSIELVVFGLVVSVPIIVLGSKLVMKLMDRFPVTIAIGAGLLGWIAGDMGVTDAVSKEWVNTNAAYLHWLAPACGALLVVVTGKWLAARAQAKSAAGVDLVDDVNKPL, from the coding sequence ATGGACTTCGCCAGTCCGCAATTCTGGGTCGCGGTATTCCAAATCATCGCCATCGATATCGTCCTGGGCGGTGATAACGCAGTTGTTATCGCGCTTGCATGCCGAAGGTTGCCGGAGAAGCAGCGAAATCTCGGGATTTTCTGGGGAGTACTCGGCGCGATCGGACTGCGGGTGTTGCTGGTTTTCTTCGCCCTTAATTTGCTGGCAGTTCCATTTCTGAAGATTTTAGCTGCGCTGTTGCTATTATGGATCGGCACCAAGCTGCTTCAGCCCGAGCCACATGGTAATGGGCATAAAGTTGATGCCAGCACAACGCTATTGGGCGCGATCAGGACTATCATTATCGCCGACGCGGTGATGAGCCTCGATAACGTCATTGCGATTGCAGGCGCAGCCAAGGATAGTATCGAGCTGGTCGTTTTCGGGCTGGTGGTGAGCGTGCCCATCATCGTTCTGGGTAGCAAGCTGGTGATGAAGCTGATGGACCGCTTTCCTGTCACCATCGCCATTGGTGCCGGCTTGCTGGGGTGGATCGCGGGAGATATGGGCGTTACCGACGCGGTCAGCAAGGAATGGGTCAATACGAACGCGGCTTATCTGCACTGGCTTGCCCCTGCCTGTGGCGCACTGCTGGTTGTGGTAACCGGCAAGTGGCTTGCTGCGCGGGCGCAGGCAAAAAGTGCGGCCGGTGTGGATCTGGTGGATGATGTGAACAAACCGTTATAG
- a CDS encoding patatin-like phospholipase family protein, with the protein MSSIQPPSAPPKVGLVLTGGGARAAYQVGVLRAIAEMLPKRTRNPFPVICGTSAGAFNAASLAVSARNFHDGVRDLSTVWENAHVSQAYRSDPVGVYGNAARWLASLLIGRFRKRSVVSLLDNSPLAQLLEHSLPLHGIQRSIEAGALHALGITAWGYTSGQSVTFYEGVDGIAPWKRERRIGISARIGVEHLMASSAIPILFPAMRLNREYFGDGSMRQLAPISPALHLGAERVLVIGVRTTAEAQPERARVDSYPTLAQVGGHIMGSLFLDSLYVDLERLQHINNIIGMIPDENLKNNGLPLRQIKSMVISPSVEINKIAEQHAHALPRTVRLFFRNIGAMRRDGSALLSYVLFEEPFCRALIELGYQDTTPRKSEILQFIHAEGE; encoded by the coding sequence ATGAGTTCAATACAGCCACCGTCGGCGCCGCCTAAGGTCGGCCTTGTGCTGACTGGCGGCGGCGCGCGCGCCGCCTACCAGGTGGGCGTATTGCGTGCCATCGCTGAAATGTTGCCGAAGAGGACGCGCAATCCCTTTCCTGTGATTTGCGGTACCTCCGCCGGGGCATTCAATGCCGCAAGTCTGGCGGTTTCAGCCCGAAATTTTCACGACGGAGTGCGCGATCTGTCGACGGTGTGGGAAAATGCGCATGTCAGCCAGGCTTATCGTTCCGATCCCGTCGGCGTATATGGAAACGCGGCGCGCTGGTTGGCTTCGCTACTGATTGGCCGCTTTAGAAAGCGTAGCGTAGTTTCCCTGCTGGACAATTCGCCACTGGCTCAACTACTGGAACACAGCTTGCCGCTTCATGGCATTCAGAGAAGCATCGAAGCAGGCGCTTTGCATGCGCTGGGCATCACCGCCTGGGGCTATACTTCGGGCCAGTCGGTTACGTTCTATGAGGGCGTTGACGGCATAGCACCCTGGAAACGGGAACGCCGCATCGGCATATCGGCGCGTATCGGGGTTGAGCACCTGATGGCGTCCTCCGCCATTCCTATTCTTTTTCCGGCAATGAGGCTCAATCGCGAATATTTCGGCGATGGGTCCATGCGCCAGCTCGCGCCCATCAGCCCCGCGCTGCATCTGGGTGCGGAACGGGTGCTCGTAATAGGCGTACGCACGACTGCAGAAGCTCAACCTGAGCGCGCCAGAGTCGACAGCTACCCTACGTTGGCGCAGGTAGGAGGCCATATTATGGGCAGCCTTTTTCTCGACAGTCTTTACGTCGACCTGGAGCGCCTGCAGCACATCAACAATATTATCGGGATGATCCCGGATGAGAATTTGAAAAATAACGGCTTGCCGCTACGCCAGATCAAATCGATGGTAATTTCTCCCAGCGTGGAAATCAATAAAATCGCCGAACAGCACGCGCACGCCCTACCGCGTACCGTACGGCTTTTTTTTCGCAACATCGGCGCGATGCGACGAGACGGCTCGGCGCTGCTGAGCTATGTTCTGTTTGAAGAACCCTTCTGCCGGGCATTGATTGAACTGGGATACCAGGACACCACGCCGCGCAAATCGGAAATTCTTCAATTCATTCACGCAGAGGGCGAGTGA